Proteins from one Esox lucius isolate fEsoLuc1 chromosome 19, fEsoLuc1.pri, whole genome shotgun sequence genomic window:
- the lrrn3a gene encoding leucine-rich repeat neuronal protein 3: MKETAFVACLLAELALTAFVLASEGGAAYCPALCRCEIRPWFSPSSIYAEAPTVDCNDLGLSTLPGRLPSDTHVLLLQTNDIISVEKPLDYLANITEIDLSQNNISSVSDVHLGSLPRLLSLHMEENWVQVLSDSCLPSLPNLQEFYINHNLIASIHPGAFQGLGRLLRLHLNSNHLTGISRDWFEPLPHLEILMIGENPIVKLSDMNFKPLVNLRSLVLSRMNLSEIPDDTLVGLDNLESVSFFDNLFDRVPRAALKKAKSLKFLDLNKNPIERIQRGDFVDMIHLKELGINSMPALVSIDSFALNNLPELTKIEATNNPRLSYIHPNAFHKLPRLETLMLNSNALSALHRSTVDSLPNLREVSMHSNPIRCDCVIRWINMNRTGVRFMEPDSLFCKEPPEYQGQHVRKVHFREMTEICLPLISPGSLPDRVNARSGSSVTLHCRAFGEPEPDIYWVTPSGNRVLPNSVSDKYYVHPEGTFGIYDTTRHEAGLYTCVAHNLIGADLKSVLVVVDGYFPQPSDNDNSLHVYVKSVQPNTLSVSWENTHGGLVSIIKWLSVENAKQPPMAYTARVPSDVKEYHLTHLNPSTQYQVCVEITSTQLGHHRDCVNVTTKGRALSAEGTEQWDRVVMAACAVLFIMAAVACSVIYTSLQNQHIHRKLTVDQSKALLGPSVHSASSLTELCVAGVKVRATVIDLPDNSM, translated from the coding sequence ATGAAGGAGACTGCGTTTGTGGCTTGTTTGCTAGCCGAGTTAGCTCTGACTGCCTTTGTCCTGGCCTCAGAGGGGGGCGCAGCATATTGCCCTGCATTGTGCCGCTGTGAGATACGACCCTGGTTCTCGCCAAGCTCTATTTATGCCGAGGCTCCCACAGTGGACTGTAATGACTTAGGCCTATCCACACTGCCGGGGAGATTGCCCTCAGACACACACGTGCTATTGTTACAGACCAACGACATTATCAGTGTGGAGAAACCTTTGGATTACCTGGCTAATATCACAGAGATTGACCTGTCCCAGAATAACATATCGTCCGTGAGTGATGTCCATCTGGGGTCTCTTCCCCGGCTACTGTCGCTCCACATGGAGGAGAACTGGGTTCAGGTCCTGTCAGACAGCTGTCTCCCATCCCTGCCCAACCTCCAGGAGTTCTATATTAACCACAACCTGATCGCCTCCATTCACCCAGGAGCCTTCCAGGGGCTGGGGAGGCTGCTGCGTCTTCATCTCAACTCCAACCATCTGACGGGCATCAGCAGGGACTGGTTTGAACCTCTGCCCCATCTGGAGATTCTGATGATCGGGGAAAACCCTATCGTCAAACTGTCAGACATGAATTTTAAGCCCCTGGTTAACTTACGCAGTTTGGTACTATCCAGGATGAATCTGTCTGAAATACCTGACGACACTCTGGTCGGCCTTGACAACTTGGAGAGTGTCTCGTTCTTTGACAACCTGTTTGACAGAGTCCCCCGGGCCGCTCTGAAGAAAGCCAAGAGCCTGAAGTTTCTGGATCTCAACAAGAACCCCATCGAGAGGATTCAGAGGGGGGACTTTGTGGACATGATCCACCTTAAAGAGCTGGGCATTAACAGTATGCCTGCGCTGGTGTCCATCGACAGCTTTGCCCTGAACAACCTCCCTGAGCTGACCAAGATTGAGGCCACCAACAACCCCAGACTGTCCTACATCCACCCCAACGCTTTCCACAAGCTCCCGAGACTCgaaacactgatgctgaacaGCAATGCCCTAAGCGCCCTGCACCGCAGTACTGTGGACTCCCTGCCCAACCTGCGCGAGGTCAGCATGCACAGCAACCCCATCCGCTGTGACTGCGTCATCCGCTGGATAAACATGAACCGGACAGGCGTGCGCTTCATGGAGCCAGACTCCCTCTTCTGCAAAGAGCCGCCAGAGTACCAGGGCCAGCATGTCCGCAAGGTGCACTTCCGGGAGATGACGGAGATCTGCCTTCCGCTCATCTCACCTGGTAGCCTTCCAGATCGAGTAAATGCCAGGAGTGGGAGCTCAGTGACGCTGCACTGCCGGGCCTTTGGAGAGCCAGAGCCTGATATCTACTGGGTGACACCATCTGGGAACAGAGTCCTGCCCAACAGTGTGTCTGATAAGTACTACGTGCATCCTGAGGGGACCTTTGGCATCTACGACACTACTCGGCATGAGGCAGGGCTGTACACCTGTGTCGCTCACAATCTCATCGGTGCAGACCTCAAGTCTGTACTGGTCGTGGTGGATGGATACTTTCCACAGCCTTCTGATAATGACAACTCTTTACACGTGTATGTAAAGTCAGTGCAGCCCAACACCCTTTCCGTGTCTTGGGAAAACACTCACGGAGGTCTTGTGTCAATTATAAAGTGGTTATCAGTGGAGAACGCCAAGCAGCCCCCAATGGCTTACACTGCTAGAGTGCCGTCTGATGTTAAAGAGTACCATCTCACCCACCTAAACCCCTCCACCCAGTATCAGGTTTGTGTGGAAATCACAAGCACGCAGCTCGGCCACCACAGGGACTGTGTCAATGTCACCACAAAGGGACGGGCACTGTCTGCAGAGGGCACTGAACAGTGGGACAGAGTAGTGATGGCAGCCTGTGCTGTGCTTTTTATCATGGCTGCTGTGGCGTGCTCGGTCATATACACATCTCTGCAAAACCAGCATATTCACAGGAAGTTGACGGTGGACCAGTCCAAGGCACTGCTGGGTCCTAGTGTCCACTCTGCCTCTTCTCTcacagaactctgtgtggctggGGTCAAGGTGAGAGCAACGGTAATAGACCTGCCAGACAACTCCATGTAA